The Gossypium hirsutum isolate 1008001.06 chromosome D06, Gossypium_hirsutum_v2.1, whole genome shotgun sequence genome contains the following window.
GTGGCCTCCTGAGAAATGTGATTATGGAACATGCAGTTGGGGTCTTGCTGGACTCCTCAATCTAGTAAGCCTTTTCTTTTTCAGTTTCATTTGCTCTTTTGAACACTACACCTAGTTTTGTACAGAAAATGTGATCTCATTTTGTACAAAATCAAGGATTTCTGCTAAAGAAGAATCtgcattttctattttaattatatatgaatttcaattatgaatttaacTACTTTATCTCTTGATGGCTTTCATGCCTAGTAAATGTATTCctgttcaaattttttttaaaaagcctATTTCCCAGTTTATAATGCTTGCTGAGATGTGTTTCACTTTCATCCATCTTTTCCTATTGCAGGATCTTAACAATAATATATTCTTAAATGCCGTGAAAGGTAAGTTATTCTTTCCATTCGGATAGATATtgtaaataacaaaaaatatatttttttttaattatttattagtccctatatttttcagCTTTTTCACCATTGAAGATTAGATTGGGAGGCTCATTGCAAGATAAGGTCATATATGGTACAGATGACAATCAGGAACCCTGTACTTCATTTGTTAAAGACCCTTCTGAGATGTTTGGTTTTACTAAAGGATGTTTACCCATGAAAAGATGGGATGAACTTAATGCCTTCTTTGCAAAAGCAGGGTAAATCAAATAATTACGTCCTTTTTTGTTCTTGTATTCCTTGTATGAATATTTTGACCATTAGCTTAACTCAAGTTTCATAATTCAGGGCTAAGATTATTGTTGGACTAAATGCTCTTGCTGGAAAATCTATAAAGCCTGGTGGTTCAGCTGTAGGAGCTTGGAACTACACCAATGCAGAATCTTTTATACGTTACACCGTTGAAAAGAACTATAAAATCCATGGTTGGGAGCTAGGTAAATGATAAGCCTCTTTTTCTTTATAACATATTTGCAATTCTTGTTAGTTGATAGATGAGATGGAAGACGATTGATGATAGATTGTAATAACTTATATTTGATATCCTTTGCTTGTAGGAAACGAATTGTCCGGGAATGGGGTTGGAACTAGGATCGCAGTTAATCAGTATGCAGCTGATACAGCAGCTCTACAAAGAATAGTGCAAAAGATATACAAGGATGTTGATTTGAAACCCTTGATCATAGCACCCGGTGGGTTCTACGAGTCAAAATGGTTCAAAGAATTCATCGATAAAACAACCACATCCTTAGATGTAGTCACTCACCACATATACAATCTTGGGCCAGGTAATGTACTTCATCTTGTATAATCTTCTGGGAGCTTTAAGACTTGAAAGAAGGTTCTAACTTGACAATCGTATCCTTTTGTCATAGGAGTCGATACCCACCTTATTGAAAAGATTCTTAACCCTTCTGTTCTTGATGGCATCTCTGGAACATTCAGCGGCCTTCATAACGTCATCAAGAGTTCTGCAACTAAAGCAATTGCCTGGGTGGGAGAGGCAGGAGGAGCTTACAATAGCGGCCGTAATCTTGTTACAAATGCGTTTGTGTTCAGTTTCTGGTAAAGTGACAATAACTTGCTATCAAGCAACTTAGGCCTTATGCTCTGATTGGTTTGTAAATGATATTACCTTGGACATGAAATACAGGTATTTAGATCAGCTCGGCATGGCGTCAAAGTATGATACAAAAACATACTGCAGACAATCACTGATTGGTGGAAATTATGGTTTACTAGACACCTCCACCTTTGTACCAAATCCAGACTACTATAGGTAATTGCTTTGTGAAATTCTTTCATTATGAGACTTACATAACTAGAATTCATTACtataaaggaaaatttttctttcaGCCCTTATCACTGCAACCATTTATTTCCAAATACTTCAAAATAAGCTTTTGATTATTTGTGTAAGAGAAAGAGGGAATGCAAAACTATAAAGACGGTCATCATAGTAATCAGTGAAAATAAATTTCCCTGAAACAGATTGCTACACTATTTAGACTTCTTTTTTGCCTCAAACAACTTGATCAGCCTATCATTTATTCCATTTCACTTCAAAATCTGAGGGTGAGCATAAGTTATTCATGATTTTGTCTTAGTGGAAAATTAGTGGAAAATTAGTGGAAAAttagtggaaaatttacagtatGTTATCCAAGCCCCCATATGCTTGATACTCTGCTTTCTCCACTGCAGTGCTCTTCTTTGGCACCGATTAATGGGAAGAAATGTCCTGTCTACAAGCTTTGATGGGACCAAAAAGATACGCTCTTACACTCACTGTGCAAAACAATCAGTAAGTCTCATACCACAATTATGCAGCAGGTTATCTTCCTTTTCTTGGTATTTGACCAATGTTTCCTATTTTGCAGGAAGGCTTTTCTTGGTATTTGACCAATGTTTCCTATTTTGCAGGAAGGCATCGTGGTACTATTTATCAACCTTGACAAAAGCACTACTGTCCAAGCTAAACTTGCATTCAATAGTACAATGACCTTGCGACACAATCACGAGTCTCGGACTTTGCGCATTCAGCGCATGTCTTCTAAAAAAATGATTATCGAGCTGCCTCAAATGGTTGATGCTGAAATCAGAAGAGAGGAATACCATCTAAGAGCGAAAGATGGAAACTTACAAAGCCGAACCATGCTACTGAATGGAAACATTTTAAGTGTGGATTCATCTGGGAATATACCTCCTCTGGAGCCTTTATATGTAAACTCAGCAAAGCCAATAACGGTCGAACCTTTATCCATTGTGTTCATTCACCTGTCGGATGTTATTCTCCCTGCTTGCAAGGTATAACTCTAAAGGGAACCAAAAGCGGTTCCTTATTGCTAATCAAATAAGAACACATTGCAAATGTACCATTTTTATCCATAGTGAAGAAATTATGGCAACATACTTTTTCCATAAGCACACTTATTTCCTTTCTTCATCCATATGTCTGTGAATGTAAGTATCTATAATTAAGTCAATCTCTTGTACAACAAACTTGTCATTAGCTATATAAAAGGCTGTGGGAGAACAAAACCACACATATTGGTCCATCTGTTAGCAAATGCCAACCAGACGATTCATGAGGGAACAGAAGCTTTTGGTGAGTTAAATGGAAGCATTTGTGTTAGCCAGAGGCCAGGAGGGAAGAGGTTTGGTTTGTGGCTTGGGATTTGCTTTAGAAGAACAACACAAACCATTTACCGGaggaaataattaataattagagAGAAAACAAGTCAATGAAGTCAACAGAAACCATTCTCCTAGACATGAAAAGACACATGAAAAGCATTTTTGCAAGCATTTTCCTCAGAGACCTTCCCCCCATTCTCCTGCTTCTCTATCCATTATTTTCTTTGCCATCTTTCTTTCTCTTGCAGATGAAgctattatattaattatttgatatatagtATAATTCACAAGTAGATTGAAAATGCAATAAgtgtttcatttttaatatatttatttttttacttaccAGTAGTATTCTCAAGTTGTTTGTAAAGTCTAGAAACTACTCAGATAGTGTATGGGATAAATTTCGTTTAGGCTtcgaagagaaaaaaaaagatagtaGGTAAAGAGAAGTGGAAAAAGTAGGAAGAAATAGGTTACAAATgcaaaaagtaaaggaaaaaatgagttaatttaaaTTAGAATCTTAAAAATGTTATGAATGTTATTTAATGGATCTCATCTCCCTTGACCTTCCACCTTTCATCTTCTTTAACCTTTAACCTTTAACCTTCCATCTTCTTTAAACCTTTCATCTCCTTGTAACCTCattttcttatttatgagttagaatatgaaaAGTCTAATcccctatatatatatagagtGGAGTATACTACTTGTAAATATGATGAAAAAGTATAGAATGCAATAGAAATCATTATATTCTCATatccatattttatttattattttttgtttataatGCATTATCAACACGAGCGATTACATCAATCAATAGTTTCGCGTTTTTCGTTAGTTTGGATCAATGTATGTAATACATTTTATCAAGATGTCCATTATGATAAAATTActtatgtttataatttgtttCATCTTTTAAGGGTTCCACTAATCTTGTAATTTGTTAAAAACCTCTAATATAGTCAATTtacttgtaatttattttatgactAAATTGTTgtaattatttagatttttttctgTTATGTTACTCTTGAAAGTTTTGTTAAGGGATTACTAATGTTTGCTTGAATGTTTGTTAATGAActacttatatttatattaaatttatattgtaGCGATATCATCAATATCGAACCTTACAAAATTTGAATTTGTGACTCTTGATATTACTGGAAAGAactatttatattgaatgttAGATGCTGAAATACATTTAGATGCAAAAGACCTTAATAAAGCTATTAATGAAGGAAATGAAGCATCTAGTCAAGATAAGGCCAAAGCTATGATATTTCTTCGCCATCACCTCCATAAAGGACTAAAGATTGAATATTTGACTGTTAAAGATCCACTTGTCCTTTGCAAtagtttaaaagaaatatatgatCATCAGAGAATCATAATACTTACTAAAGCTCACTATAATTGGCTGCATTTGAGATTACAAGATTTTAAATCTGTGAGTGAATATGACTCGGTTATATTTAGAATCACTTCCCAATTGAAATTATGTGGAGAGAACATAACTGATGAGGATATGTTAGAAAAAATATACTCCACATTTCATGCAAATAATGTTGTCCTTCAGAAAAAATATCGTGAAAAAGGTTTTAAGAAATGTTCTGAATTAATATCTTGTCTACTAGAGGGCGAGCAAAATAATGAACTGTTAATGAAAAATCATGAGTCACGTCTAACTGGCTCAACTCTATTCCCTAAAGCGAATGTGATATCATATAAAGGAAAGGATAAAGGCCACACTTACAGTCGAGGACATGGTCGTGGTCGCTGTCACGGTCAAAGACGTGGACATGAACGAGGTGGTCGTTTTAGAAATACCCACTAGAAGTGGGATCATAAGGATGGAaagaatcataaaaatataactgGGAAAGTAGAAAGTTTGTGTTATCGTTGTGAAAGTAAAAACCATTGGTCCTGTACCTATCGTACACCAAAGCATCTTGTAGAACTATATCAGCAATCATTTAAGGATAAAGGGAAGAAAAGAGAGACAAATTTTTTTGTGAGAATGGCAAAGATGATTATGGCATCATTGATACAACTCATTTGTAAGCTATTAATTTCTTTACCACCCCTGAAAggaataattgattttttaattttattattatagttttaaagaataaattttatgtaagtttgttatgtttttaacatgattattatattatgttttaaactatttatgaaattttatatattttgaaaatttatgtcacatttatttgttttctttgaaaaATATGAATACCTCTCAAATTCAATTAGCAACAAATGGTGAAGACTTATGCTTAGCAAATAGTGCAACTACTCATACTATATTTAAGAATAAGAAATATTCATTTCACAATGCAAAAAGCTAGTATGAGTACTATATTTGGTAGTACCAAAATCGTAGAAGGCTACGGCATATTGTTGCCTAGAGGAACTACGTTTCAAATTAATGATGCATTATACTCTTCTAAGTCTCAAAAAAATTTGTTTAGTTTTAAATATATTCGtcataatggatatcatattgagacaaTAAGTGAAAGGAATTATGAATATCTTCAAATTACAAGTATAATTCAAGGAAATAgaattattttggaaaaattgttCGCACTCTCCTCTGGTTTGTACTACACGAGAATTAGTACAATTGAAGCAAATGCTATAATAAGTCAGAAGTTTACTGATGACTTTATTATTTCGCATGATCGGTTAGGTCATCCCAGTTCAATTATGATGCGAAAAATTATTGACAATTCATGTGGACATTCATTGAAGAGTCAACAGATTCTTCAAGCTAATAATTTTTCATGTGATGCTTGCTCTCAAGGCAAATTAATCATTCGGCCATCACCAGCCAAGATAAATTATGAATCTATCACTTTTCTAAAACGGATACAAGGAGATATATGTGGACCAATACACCCTCCATATGGaccatttagatattttatagTTTTACTTGATGCTTCGACTAGATGGTTGCATGTATCCTTGTTATCAACTCGAAACATGGCATTTGCTAGGTTACTTGCTCAGTTGATCAAATTACGAGTACATTGTCCAGATTTCATTATCAAGACAATTCGTCTTGACAATGCTGGTGAATTTACTTCCcaaacttttaatgatttttgtatgTCTATTGGGATAAgtgttgaacatcctgtagcacatgttcatacacaaaatggTCTTGCTGAATCATTAATCAAACATCTTCAATTGATTGCAAGGCCATTGCTTATGAAGTCGAAACTTCCAATTTCTGTTTTGGGGCATGCCATACTACATGCGGCATCATTAATTCGAGTCAGGCCAACAAGTTATCATAAGTTCTCTCCGTTATAAATGGTTTTTGGTCAAgaaccaaatatttcccatctgaGAACTTTTGGATGTATTATATATGTTTCggttgctccaccacaacgctcTAAGATGGGTCCTCAAAGGAGGTTAGGAATATATGTTTCGTCCTTTTAAATAAATGTGTTGTTTGTCTGGCTATTGGCCAAGGGATTTCCAATTCGTACATGGAGTTGCAAAACAATTTTTTGGACTCCCACAGGAAGAGAAGCTGAAAAACTCGAGAGCAGCTAATGAGGTGGAGGGTTACGGCCATGATCTGATAGTCTCAGAAAGACAAGTTCTTGACTGGAACACTCGCTTATTTCTTAGGGTATGTCCTGAAAATGAAAGAAACCTCAACCTCTGGCCTGAAAACCCACATAATTTCAGGTATAACAACTTACACTTAAAAGCACAAAAGGAATTTTGGGGCCAAAATTTGTGGATTTGTGATGTAGTTGCTGTCTAATAGTTTGTGATTTATGATGATTTCTATTTTCTTGAACAACTGTGTACTGTGAGTTGAATACTAGCAGAGATATCTTGCATGCATACTCCCCCAACGTAAAGCAAATGATGGATCTTCTCTTTAAGGCCATGGCTAAATCACTTGACTTAGAGAAGAATAGTTTCTCGGGTCAGTTTGGAGACAACCCTGTAATGCAAGTGAGGTTCAACTTCTATCCACATATGGATAGATCAGGTGTGACAGTCTTATTACAAGACGAAGAAGTGGAAGGCCTTCAAATTGTCAAAGATGGGGCATGGATCACAGTTCCTCTCATCCCTCGTGCTCTTGTTGTCAACCTTGGTAACCAAATGCAGGTATGAACTTTTAACATTAAGCACTGAAATATTGAATCTGTATAATACAGCAGTGAGCTGCAAAAGAAAATGAAGTATGGAATTAGTTGAATATGTTTTGAATGGATGCAGATACTGAGTAACAGGATATTCAAGAGCCCTGTGCACAAGGCGGTGACTAACACAGACAAGCCGAGGATATCTGTGGCAATGTCTAATGAAGCAGAGGTAGATAAGGAGATTGGACCTGTGGAAGCCTTGATAGATGATTAGAGGTCAAGGTTATACAGGaatgtgaaatattatgcttCTTTTAACTATGAGTGCTTTCAGAAAGGCAAAGTAGCACTTGAGGAAGTAAAATTTCATGCATAGAACGTGGGTTCATGCAAGGATTAAAGGCTATTTTTAGATTTTGATGCATGCCTTTTGAAGCATCAAGTTTAATCATATATACCATATATAATATGCTTTTGACTAATGCTTTTATCAAAGTAAATTGGATACCAACTATATtaacaaatacaaaaaataaataaaacaaaatttctaTAGAATGTAAAAGTGAGGTATACATATCTTTAAAATCATGCACCTATACATACATTACATGTTTTTaacgtttaatttttatttattttcacctttttttttaacttgaagaATAAAGATATCAACttagaattaatttttaaaaaaacttcaatttcctaaacatgcaaatgttatttaacatgaaaatatttttaaaatttgcagttattcaatttataaaactatccAAGTTTACTTTGTAacttctttttcctatttttgattgatcgatttatttttgttttctcctACATTGTTTAACAATACCATTATTACTCAGATATCTTATATTGGAGTATAACTGATAATGGTGTTCAGGTCTGAGCTTTgactattaagaaataaatagtaatgataaaaagaataaagtacaaaaattatagttttcaaatattcataaaatattttaaatataaagtaaTTTCAGATAAAACTAACGAATTGAATAAATCAGCTAAAAATATGTATAAGCGTGAGGTGCATACATCATATCTCATCTAGGCTTGAATGCTAAACAACAGAAGTTACCTTCGACACGGCTGAAGGGTAACGTTTAAGTGAATATTACCCTGAAGTTACAACTTACAAGATTAGAAATGCTCCAATGAGAATGGTTTTAAACAGGGTCCTAGTGTATGCCTAAAGAATGCTAATGACCAACAGTAAGAGACATACAGAAAAAATTTCAGACGTGTCTTTGATGAGAAACATCCATTGTGCAAGTAGCTTGAGTAGAAAAATCATACTGGAGACTAAACTACTAGCAATAACTCAGCAGCATCAGTGGATTCTCTCTTATATATGATAATCACCACAATGAAATGTGGAATATTATCTGGCACAGCTCCTACACTCAACAAAATAGAGTGGCAATGCTACAGAAATATAAGTGATACAACAATGGCCAACTCCTTTCCAaagaataatagaaaataaaaacaaactgcTACCTCCGACAAAGGGATAACTCAGGATCTGGTAAACAACTACAGTCAAGACAAAATTTTGATTGAAGCATCATATTCCTGGGGCCCTACTTCACTTGAAATCAGATCACCTACATTTCTTTCATTATTATGATTGATCACCAATGCCAACTTCTGACAATTCTTCCTGTCCTAATGTTCTGTATCTCAGTGCTCATAATTATTTTCTAGTCTACAACTACAATTTCCTTATTATTCAGAAACAGACCCTCTTGTAGGCATCATTTGCTTCCCAAAGTACACTAgaaataaatctataaataaataaaaagaaacttCACTTTTGCA
Protein-coding sequences here:
- the LOC107901340 gene encoding heparanase-like protein 3 isoform X3; translated protein: MFGFTKGCLPMKRWDELNAFFAKAGAKIIVGLNALAGKSIKPGGSAVGAWNYTNAESFIRYTVEKNYKIHGWELGNELSGNGVGTRIAVNQYAADTAALQRIVQKIYKDVDLKPLIIAPGGFYESKWFKEFIDKTTTSLDVVTHHIYNLGPGVDTHLIEKILNPSVLDGISGTFSGLHNVIKSSATKAIAWVGEAGGAYNSGRNLVTNAFVFSFWYLDQLGMASKYDTKTYCRQSLIGGNYGLLDTSTFVPNPDYYSALLWHRLMGRNVLSTSFDGTKKIRSYTHCAKQSEGIVVLFINLDKSTTVQAKLAFNSTMTLRHNHESRTLRIQRMSSKKMIIELPQMVDAEIRREEYHLRAKDGNLQSRTMLLNGNILSVDSSGNIPPLEPLYVNSAKPITVEPLSIVFIHLSDVILPACKV
- the LOC107901340 gene encoding heparanase-like protein 3 isoform X2, translated to MGFCFWVCFGYSLLFVSLQAVAAAEGDAIVEGTVYIDGKAPIGIIDDDFVCATLDWWPPEKCDYGTCSWGLAGLLNLDLNNNIFLNAVKAFSPLKIRLGGSLQDKVIYGTDDNQEPCTSFVKDPSEMFGFTKGCLPMKRWDELNAFFAKAGAKIIVGLNALAGKSIKPGGSAVGAWNYTNAESFIRYTVEKNYKIHGWELGNELSGNGVGTRIAVNQYAADTAALQRIVQKIYKDVDLKPLIIAPGGFYESKWFKEFIDKTTTSLDVVTHHIYNLGPGVDTHLIEKILNPSVLDGISGTFSGLHNVIKSSATKAIAWVGEAGGAYNSGRNLVTNAFVFSFWYLDQLGMASKYDTKTYCRQSLIGGNYGLLDTSTFVPNPDYYSALLWHRLMGRNVLSTSFDGTKKIRSYTHCAKQSVSLIPQLCSRKASWYYLSTLTKALLSKLNLHSIVQ
- the LOC107901340 gene encoding heparanase-like protein 3 isoform X1, whose translation is MGFCFWVCFGYSLLFVSLQAVAAAEGDAIVEGTVYIDGKAPIGIIDDDFVCATLDWWPPEKCDYGTCSWGLAGLLNLDLNNNIFLNAVKAFSPLKIRLGGSLQDKVIYGTDDNQEPCTSFVKDPSEMFGFTKGCLPMKRWDELNAFFAKAGAKIIVGLNALAGKSIKPGGSAVGAWNYTNAESFIRYTVEKNYKIHGWELGNELSGNGVGTRIAVNQYAADTAALQRIVQKIYKDVDLKPLIIAPGGFYESKWFKEFIDKTTTSLDVVTHHIYNLGPGVDTHLIEKILNPSVLDGISGTFSGLHNVIKSSATKAIAWVGEAGGAYNSGRNLVTNAFVFSFWYLDQLGMASKYDTKTYCRQSLIGGNYGLLDTSTFVPNPDYYSALLWHRLMGRNVLSTSFDGTKKIRSYTHCAKQSEGIVVLFINLDKSTTVQAKLAFNSTMTLRHNHESRTLRIQRMSSKKMIIELPQMVDAEIRREEYHLRAKDGNLQSRTMLLNGNILSVDSSGNIPPLEPLYVNSAKPITVEPLSIVFIHLSDVILPACKV
- the LOC107900002 gene encoding protein SRG1-like, with the protein product MAFARLLAQLIKLRVHCPDFIIKTIRLDNAGEFTSQTFNDFCMSIGISVEHPVAHVHTQNGLAESLIKHLQLIARPLLMKSKLPISVLGHAILHAASLIREEKLKNSRAANEVEGYGHDLIVSERQVLDWNTRLFLRVCPENERNLNLWPENPHNFSRDILHAYSPNVKQMMDLLFKAMAKSLDLEKNSFSGQFGDNPVMQVRFNFYPHMDRSGVTVLLQDEEVEGLQIVKDGAWITVPLIPRALVVNLGNQMQILSNRIFKSPVHKAVTNTDKPRISVAMSNEAEVDKEIGPVEALIDD